A single genomic interval of Primulina huaijiensis isolate GDHJ02 chromosome 7, ASM1229523v2, whole genome shotgun sequence harbors:
- the LOC140981048 gene encoding auxin-responsive protein IAA1-like isoform X1 — protein MRKNGKMSLEIAAGSPGTEYAGGLKTELTLGLPGARPVQEPKPGEKRWFSETVDLNVGSNFEDEGVVTPKHPPAKSQVVGWPPLRSYRRSMMKNRKYVKVAVDGAPYLRKVDLEVYGSYQELLAALEDMFTCLTSTVLNERRIMDTEHGIEFVPTYEDRDGDWMLIGDVPWKMFVESCKKLRLVKSSETAGLDSKTSSEVSCTS, from the exons ATGAGAAAAAACGGGAAAATGTCGCTGGAAATAGCAGCAGGCTCGCCGGGAACCGAATATGCTGGCGGATTGAAGACGGAACTCACCCTGGGCTTGCCCGGAGCTAGACCGGTGCAGGAGCCAAAGCCAGGCGAAAAGCGCTGGTTTTCCGAGACGGTGGATTTGAATGTTGGTTCCAATTTTGAAGACGAGGGTGTTGTCACACCAAAACATCCTCCGGCTAA ATCTCAAGTTGTGGGATGGCCACCGCTGAGATCATATAGAAGGAGCATGATGAAAAATCGCAAGTATGTGAAAGTGGCTGTAGATGGGGCACCTTATTTAAGAAAAGTTGATCTTGAAGTTTATGGTAGCTATCAGGAGCTATTGGCTGCATTGGAAGACATGTTTACATGCTTAACAA GCACTGTTTTGAATGAGAGGAGGATTATGGATACTGAACATGGGATTGAATTTGTGCCTACTTATGAGGATAGAGACGGAGATTGGATGTTGATTGGAGATGTTCCTTGGAA AATGTTTGTTGAATCATGTAAGAAGCTGAGGTTAGTGAAAAGCTCAGAGACTGCTGGATTAG ACTCCAAAACTTCTTCAGAGGTCTCGTGCACAAGTTGA
- the LOC140981048 gene encoding auxin-responsive protein IAA17-like isoform X2 — translation MRKNGKMSLEIAAGSPGTEYAGGLKTELTLGLPGARPVQEPKPGEKRWFSETVDLNVGSNFEDEGVVTPKHPPAKSQVVGWPPLRSYRRSMMKNRKYVKVAVDGAPYLRKVDLEVYGSYQELLAALEDMFTCLTSTVLNERRIMDTEHGIEFVPTYEDRDGDWMLIGDVPWK, via the exons ATGAGAAAAAACGGGAAAATGTCGCTGGAAATAGCAGCAGGCTCGCCGGGAACCGAATATGCTGGCGGATTGAAGACGGAACTCACCCTGGGCTTGCCCGGAGCTAGACCGGTGCAGGAGCCAAAGCCAGGCGAAAAGCGCTGGTTTTCCGAGACGGTGGATTTGAATGTTGGTTCCAATTTTGAAGACGAGGGTGTTGTCACACCAAAACATCCTCCGGCTAA ATCTCAAGTTGTGGGATGGCCACCGCTGAGATCATATAGAAGGAGCATGATGAAAAATCGCAAGTATGTGAAAGTGGCTGTAGATGGGGCACCTTATTTAAGAAAAGTTGATCTTGAAGTTTATGGTAGCTATCAGGAGCTATTGGCTGCATTGGAAGACATGTTTACATGCTTAACAA GCACTGTTTTGAATGAGAGGAGGATTATGGATACTGAACATGGGATTGAATTTGTGCCTACTTATGAGGATAGAGACGGAGATTGGATGTTGATTGGAGATGTTCCTTGGAAGTAA